CGAGACGGTGCCTTTCCAGGTCTCTCTGCAGCTCCAGAGACGGGGTCGCTGGCAGCACTTTTGTGGTGGTTCCATCATCAGTGCCCAGCATGTCCTGACCGCAGCCCACTGCATGGAAAAGATGAAGGTAGAGGACGTGAGTGTGGTTGGTGGGACTCTGAACTGGAAGGCGGGTGGCTTGCGCCATCGAGTGCTGGCAAAGCATGTGCATCCCCAGTACTCCATGAGCCCAAAGATCATCAACGACATTGCTCTGGTACGAGTAACACCTCCATTCCGCTTGGAGCGAGCGGACATTGGAACCGTCCAACTGGGAGGCTCCGATCGAATTGGCGAGAAAGTGCCGGTTCGCCTCACTGGCTGGGGATCCACCACCTCGGCCACCTCCTCCGCCAAGCTGCCGGATCAGCTACAGGCTCTGAACTACCGCACCATTTCAAATGAGGAATGTAACCAAAAGGGTTTCCGAGTGACCCGCAACGAGATTTGCGCCCTTGCTGTTCAGGGACAAGGGGCGTGTGTGGTAAGTCAATGTAAGGTATTATTCAAGTTATATGTAATAATAatgctatttttatttaaattaggGTGACTCTGGAGGGCCTCTGATTAAGGCTGGACCACAGCCACATCTGGTGGGGATTGTGTCCTACGGCTCGTCCACCTGTGCCCAGGGAAGGCTCGATGTTTACACGCGAGTCTCCAGCTTCTTGCCCTACATCAGCCAGGTGATCAACCAGGATCTCTCCCAATAAATAGCCTCACACTGTGCATAAATAAAGCAACTTCATCGCGAGTCCGAGCTTGAGAAAACTCTTCCTTGCGTTCAGAACCCAAGCTATGGGTATCTCCTCTGGTGCATTTAGGCGACTAATTAAAAATCTTGTTCAATATTCGCCACAACCGAGAGAAAGGCAGGAGGATGAGGGGTCGGGTGGGGCGACCAGAGTCGCCTCTCCATCTTCATGGTCTAGGCTTGGCCAGGCTCCAGCAAAACTTCGGCTGCCGCCTGCCAGGGCGACCATGATAAATGCAAAAAGCAATTTATCGCGCATTTAACTCAATTCAGTTTCTTTATGGCCGCTGGATTCTGGGGGAGGtggcggaggaggagcaggagcatgAGGTGGGATGTCTGCCACAAAGTTTGCCCGGCTGACACGCACACTGGGGCACTCGAAGGAGGCTCCTCTCCGAAAACTCGAAACACTTGGCCCGGGCCTGTAATTCGATATTAGACTTTATGCGCGACAAATACGAAGTgcaaacatttttatgttCCTTTAGTTTCTATGCTGGGGTCTGGTATGTGTGGTGGAAACGATTTAACGGGGCGCCGACTTTGACTCGTCTTCGACTTTAGCTTTAACTCCGGTCGGCTCGCACTGCGGCCGTGTAATTAAGTTCAAATAATGTGGAGCTCATGCCTTCTGCTGAGCAAGACACGCTGGCCGGGCTTCCTCCTCGAAGAGAAGGTGCCGAAGGTATGTCAAGTCTTCCAGCTCGTTTCACGCTCTCAATTTACTAGATCAAAGCTCGCCACGCTCTCGGAGCATAACATGCAAACGCTCCAAATCTGGCCTCGACAGCGGGTCAAATGCTCTAAGGTCTTAGCCGGCCATCCAAAGACATCTAAAGCCTTCCAAAGCCCGTCGAAAACCAAAACAGCAATGATGGAGAAAGAGTGGGGACTGCGAGTCGGTCAGTGCTCACCATATAAATTCATTTAGATCAATCAATTCAATTTGTTTGTCAATAAGACCTAAATGAGTATTtcatttaaacaaattaaaattcgaCCCATTCGGAATGCCAGACTCATCCCCGGGCAATTAAAATTGACGCGACACACTCGACTCCCTGATTTCTTAAACGAGCCCAATGGAAACACATATAAATATGACTGGACTTTGGctcagacccagacccagacccggAGCCATATCCAGACCAGAGACCCAGACCCCAGGCCATGGGACCCAAAGAGGCAGCTTCTGCTGTTGACTTTTCATTgtcaattaaaatcaaataaatttatttgcaGCTTGACATTCGCCTGGCCGGTCCCGCAATCTTCCCAGATTCCATGAGTTTTTCATACGCGGTTTTGAGGTTGGCATGCAAGTGCATTGAGCTGATTGTTGGCTACTTGGCCTTGCCCTGATTGGCCACCGCTTCCATGGCCTTCCTTACGGTTTCCGGATCGCCGAGGAACTTGAGCGTCCCGATGGGCTTTAGGTTCTCGTCCAGTTGATAGACGAATGGTATACCAGTGGGCAGGTTCAGGGCCATAATGCCCTCATCGGAAATGCACTCCAAGTGCTTGACTACGCCCCGCAGACTATTGCCGTGGGCCGCCACCAGGATGTTCTTCCCCTCCTTGATCTGGGGCTCGATCACCTCGTTCCAGTACGGAAGTGTGCGCTTGATGGTGAGCTTCAAGGACTCGGACTTGGGAAACTCGTCTGGTTTTAACTGGTCTTTGTATCGCGGGTCATTGGCGATGCAGTCATAGTACTTGTGATCCTTCTccatgggtggtggtggggtgTCGAAACTGCGGCGCCAGATTTGAACTTTTTCCTCGCCAAACTTTTTGGCGGTCTCCGCCTTATTCAGTCCAGTCAGCCCGCCGTAGTGTCGCTCATTGAGTCGCCATGTCTTGCACACGGGAATCTTTTTGTGCTCGGCCGCCTCCATGACAATCTTCAACGTATCGTTGGCACGGGTCAACATCGAGGTGTGGGCTATGTCAAACTTATATTTGCCCTTCTTGAGGGCCAGTCCCGCGGCACAAGCTTCCTGTTTGCCTTTGTCGGTCAGTTGGGCATCGTACCAACCCGCAAATAGATTCTGCTGATTCCATTCGGACTCCCCGTGTCGCAGCATTACGATCTGGTACTTTCCCTTCTTTTCGTTACAGTCGGAGGATCCCTTAGTGTATGAGCGCAGAGGTTTGGCGGGTGACAGGCGGCGTAGGCAGTTGCCACAGTTTCTGGCCAGAGCCAACATTATGAAAGACGTTTAATTTTGAATGATGTAACAACAACACTACATACTCATTGGATGTGATTTTTTTAGGTCTATTCGACCTTACTGTGTAGTGAAGCTGTGATCGGTGACGAAAACAACAAACTCTAAGTACACAagatcaaaaaaattttttaatatagtTCTGAAAATCATGGCCTAGTCAGATCATTGTATCTCACCAGCCGCTTCCACTataaaccaataaaaatacaaattttaattttattctgctTCGGTGTTTCTTCGATGGAAACTTATTGGCGGTGAAATAGTCAGCTTCATACTTATATTATCCACAAAGACAAGATCTTCATATCGAAAACTAGTGCTTAACTTGTAACTTCTGAGAATTTGGGTTAGGGCTATTTTTGACGATATCATTGCATATCTCCAGCCTGAAAAGATGGAAATTTTGAACTCTCAATAAATTAACATATGATGCAGCAATCGAACCTATACAATTTCTTTTTCCCTTTGAAAAGGGCATGAAGGCATAAGGATGCCGCTCGCGAACATTTTCGGGTAAAAAATTGTCAGGATTGAAGGTGTCAGCTTCTGGTCCCCAAAGATCCTTGTTGCGGTGCATGTTGAATATGTCGACGAAAACAGCTACACCTTTGGGAACAAGCACTCCATTAGAAAGTTGAAAGTCTTCCTGAGTATCTCTGGCAAGGATCGGAACGGACGGGATTAGTCGCATGGTTTCATTTAAAACGCGATCTAGATACACCAATTTTTGGAGGTTCTCGTGCTCGACTTCGAAGTCTCCACCAG
The Drosophila bipectinata strain 14024-0381.07 chromosome 3R, DbipHiC1v2, whole genome shotgun sequence DNA segment above includes these coding regions:
- the LOC108126514 gene encoding chymotrypsin-2, producing MEVVKLLSLFFILHRALAEVVTPSDITESPIRINGGQLVNETVPFQVSLQLQRRGRWQHFCGGSIISAQHVLTAAHCMEKMKVEDVSVVGGTLNWKAGGLRHRVLAKHVHPQYSMSPKIINDIALVRVTPPFRLERADIGTVQLGGSDRIGEKVPVRLTGWGSTTSATSSAKLPDQLQALNYRTISNEECNQKGFRVTRNEICALAVQGQGACVGDSGGPLIKAGPQPHLVGIVSYGSSTCAQGRLDVYTRVSSFLPYISQVINQDLSQ
- the Pglym87 gene encoding phosphoglycerate mutase 2, encoding MLALARNCGNCLRRLSPAKPLRSYTKGSSDCNEKKGKYQIVMLRHGESEWNQQNLFAGWYDAQLTDKGKQEACAAGLALKKGKYKFDIAHTSMLTRANDTLKIVMEAAEHKKIPVCKTWRLNERHYGGLTGLNKAETAKKFGEEKVQIWRRSFDTPPPPMEKDHKYYDCIANDPRYKDQLKPDEFPKSESLKLTIKRTLPYWNEVIEPQIKEGKNILVAAHGNSLRGVVKHLECISDEGIMALNLPTGIPFVYQLDENLKPIGTLKFLGDPETVRKAMEAVANQGKAK